The Streptomyces tendae genome has a window encoding:
- a CDS encoding glycosyltransferase family 4 protein, producing the protein MPGETKGGRRRRALILVENLSVPFDRRVWQECRTLRDAGWEVDVICPQGTKRDTEPEAVIDGVRIHRYPLRAATGGPAGYLKEYGTALWHTARLARKVGPVDVVHACNPPDLLFLPALMLKRRGAKFVFDQHDLVPELYLSRFGRGKDLLYRGVCALERTTYRAADVVLATNESYKDVAVRRGGRRPEDVFVVRSAPDTERFHPVEPEPELKRGKPHLLCYLGVMGPQDGVDYALRALAKLRDELGRTDWHAVFVGAGDTFDAMVGLSRKLGLAEQVEFTGRVPDADLVRYLSSADVCLSPDPCNPLNDVSTMNKVLEYMVMGRPIVSFDLKEARVSAGEAAVYAAGDDETAFAELIAQLLDDPEQRARMGKFGQERINGPLAWRNSQAALLAAYEAAVRGGAGAVAARNGRERGTSLER; encoded by the coding sequence TTGCCTGGTGAGACGAAGGGCGGGCGGCGGCGCCGCGCGCTGATCCTGGTGGAGAACCTGTCGGTGCCGTTCGACCGGCGGGTGTGGCAGGAGTGCCGGACCCTGCGGGACGCGGGCTGGGAGGTCGACGTCATCTGCCCGCAGGGCACCAAGCGGGACACCGAGCCGGAGGCCGTGATCGACGGGGTGCGGATCCACCGCTACCCGCTGCGCGCGGCCACCGGGGGCCCGGCCGGCTACCTCAAGGAGTACGGCACGGCGCTGTGGCACACCGCCCGGCTTGCCCGCAAGGTCGGCCCGGTCGACGTGGTGCACGCCTGCAACCCGCCGGACCTGCTGTTCCTGCCCGCCCTGATGCTGAAGCGGCGCGGGGCGAAGTTCGTCTTCGACCAGCACGACCTGGTGCCCGAGCTGTACCTCTCCCGGTTCGGCCGGGGCAAGGACCTGCTCTACCGGGGCGTGTGCGCGCTGGAGCGGACGACGTACCGGGCGGCGGACGTGGTGCTCGCCACCAACGAGAGCTACAAGGACGTCGCCGTGCGCCGGGGAGGGCGGCGCCCCGAGGACGTGTTCGTGGTGCGCAGCGCGCCGGACACCGAGCGGTTCCACCCGGTCGAGCCGGAGCCGGAGCTGAAGCGCGGCAAGCCCCATCTGCTCTGCTACCTGGGCGTGATGGGCCCGCAGGACGGCGTCGACTACGCGCTGCGGGCGCTGGCGAAGCTCCGCGACGAGCTCGGGCGGACCGACTGGCACGCGGTGTTCGTCGGGGCGGGCGACACCTTCGACGCGATGGTCGGGCTGTCCCGGAAGCTGGGGCTGGCGGAGCAGGTGGAGTTCACGGGGCGCGTGCCGGACGCCGACCTGGTGCGCTACCTGTCCTCCGCGGACGTGTGCCTCTCCCCCGACCCGTGCAACCCGCTCAACGACGTGTCGACCATGAACAAGGTCCTGGAGTACATGGTGATGGGCCGGCCGATCGTCTCCTTCGACCTGAAGGAGGCGCGGGTCTCCGCCGGTGAGGCCGCCGTCTACGCGGCGGGCGACGACGAGACCGCGTTCGCCGAGCTGATCGCCCAGCTGCTGGACGACCCCGAACAGCGCGCCCGCATGGGCAAGTTCGGGCAGGAACGGATCAACGGCCCGCTCGCCTGGCGCAATTCGCAGGCGGCGCTGCTCGCCGCGTACGAGGCCGCCGTCCGGGGCGGCGCGGGAGCGGTGGCGGCCCGGAACGGGCGGGAAAGAGGCACGTCCCTTGAGCGATGA
- a CDS encoding nucleotide sugar dehydrogenase: MRVSVFGLGYVGCVSAACLASMGHEVIGVDVNPVKVDLVNDGKAPVVEERIGELIAEVVGSGALRATTDVREAIAGSEVSLICVGTPSEPNGSLCTTYLERVTEQIGAALAERGGRHTVVFRSTMLPGTCLGLLVPVLEKHVGGTAGVDIGVAVNPEFLREGTSVRDFFDPPKTVIGELDPASGDVVAALYADLPGEVFRVPVPTAEAIKYADNAFHGLKIGFANELGAVCRALGVDSHQVMDVFLADRKLNISPAYLRPGFAFGGSCLPKDLRSLVHAAQRADVSVPILAHVLPSNEEHLQRAIELVERTGRRKVGLFGLSFKPGTDDLRESPLVELAERLFGKGYDLRIHDANVSLSRLLGANREYIETRLPHLAQLLADSVDEVLEHAEVVLVGTKDPAVLSALPHGGGPVIVDLVRLPDAEARRAEPGYVGLAW; this comes from the coding sequence ATGAGAGTCAGCGTGTTCGGACTCGGTTACGTGGGCTGCGTGTCGGCCGCGTGCCTGGCGAGCATGGGTCACGAGGTCATCGGGGTGGACGTCAACCCGGTGAAGGTGGACCTGGTCAACGACGGCAAGGCGCCCGTCGTCGAGGAGCGGATCGGCGAGCTGATCGCCGAGGTGGTGGGCAGCGGGGCGCTGCGGGCCACCACCGACGTACGCGAGGCGATCGCGGGCAGCGAGGTGTCGCTGATCTGCGTGGGCACCCCGTCGGAGCCCAACGGCAGCCTGTGCACGACCTACTTGGAGCGGGTGACCGAACAGATCGGCGCGGCGCTGGCCGAGCGGGGCGGGCGGCACACCGTGGTGTTCCGCAGCACGATGCTGCCGGGCACCTGCCTCGGTCTGCTGGTGCCGGTCCTGGAGAAGCACGTCGGCGGCACCGCGGGCGTGGACATCGGTGTCGCGGTCAACCCGGAGTTCCTGCGCGAGGGCACCAGCGTGCGGGACTTCTTCGACCCGCCGAAGACCGTCATCGGTGAACTCGACCCGGCGAGCGGCGACGTCGTCGCGGCGCTCTACGCGGACCTGCCCGGCGAGGTGTTCCGGGTGCCGGTGCCGACGGCCGAGGCGATCAAGTACGCGGACAACGCCTTCCACGGGCTGAAGATCGGCTTCGCGAACGAACTGGGCGCGGTGTGCCGGGCGCTCGGGGTCGACTCGCACCAGGTGATGGACGTGTTCCTCGCCGACCGCAAGCTGAACATCAGCCCCGCCTACCTGCGTCCCGGCTTCGCCTTCGGCGGCTCCTGCCTGCCGAAGGACCTGCGCAGCCTGGTCCACGCGGCGCAGCGGGCCGACGTGTCGGTGCCGATCCTCGCCCATGTGCTGCCTTCCAACGAGGAGCACCTGCAGCGCGCGATCGAGCTGGTGGAGCGCACCGGGAGACGCAAGGTGGGCCTGTTCGGGCTGTCGTTCAAGCCCGGCACCGACGACCTGCGCGAGAGCCCCCTCGTCGAACTGGCGGAGCGGCTCTTCGGCAAGGGGTACGACCTGCGCATCCACGACGCCAACGTGAGCCTGTCCCGGCTGCTCGGCGCGAACCGCGAGTACATCGAGACCCGGCTGCCGCACCTCGCCCAGCTGCTCGCCGACTCCGTGGACGAGGTGCTGGAGCACGCCGAGGTCGTCCTGGTCGGGACCAAGGACCCCGCCGTGCTGTCGGCGCTGCCGCACGGCGGCGGGCCCGTGATCGTCGACCTCGTCCGCCTCCCCGACGCCGAGGCGCGCCGGGCCGAACCCGGGTACGTGGGCCTTGCCTGGTGA
- a CDS encoding sugar transferase — translation MRQGGVVSPFPSERGQLADGEISRGTADWEHRYRRTVITGDTVATAVVVAGIGNFFGVRDAANWHEKWGILAFGTWLLVLGALAVSRSWAPTVLGQGAEEFRRLGRSLFMATVVLALGGIALTSRNIKLWIFVAVPAIALVTMTMRYLLRLWLHRRRKEGRCLRPVLAAGSPATVRDLIARTRRFPHLGWRVDAVCTTDGPGLDGDRLDGVPVVGRLADVAEHVRHDGYRVVAVTPDPHWSPDRLQRLSWNLEGSDAEMVVAPVLMEVAGPRLHVDAVLGIPLLRVSMPAFTGGRRAVKGVVDRLGALILLVVLAPLMLLVALLVATDSRGGVFYRQRRVGKDGREFTILKFRTMVPDADRVRAALADRNEGAGPLFKMRRDPRVTRVGAVLRRYSLDELPQLFNVLTGAMSLVGPRPPLPEECAAYGPDIRRRLKVKPGLTGLWQISGRSDLSWEEAVRLDLRYVEDWSLALDTVILWKTLRAVVQGQGAY, via the coding sequence GTGCGGCAAGGGGGAGTGGTCAGCCCGTTCCCGTCGGAGCGCGGGCAGCTGGCGGACGGGGAGATCAGCAGAGGCACGGCCGACTGGGAGCACCGGTACCGCCGTACCGTGATCACCGGCGACACCGTGGCCACCGCCGTCGTGGTGGCGGGCATCGGGAACTTCTTCGGCGTCCGGGACGCCGCCAACTGGCACGAGAAGTGGGGCATTCTCGCCTTCGGCACCTGGTTACTGGTGCTGGGGGCGCTCGCGGTGAGCCGCTCGTGGGCTCCGACCGTGCTGGGCCAGGGCGCCGAGGAGTTCCGCCGGCTCGGGCGCTCGCTGTTCATGGCGACCGTGGTGCTGGCGCTCGGCGGCATCGCCCTGACCTCGCGCAACATCAAACTCTGGATCTTCGTCGCGGTGCCCGCCATCGCGCTCGTCACCATGACGATGCGCTACCTGCTGCGGCTGTGGCTGCACCGCCGGCGCAAGGAGGGGCGGTGCCTGCGGCCGGTGCTGGCCGCCGGAAGCCCCGCCACGGTGCGCGACCTGATCGCCCGCACCCGCAGGTTCCCGCACCTGGGCTGGCGGGTGGACGCGGTCTGCACCACCGACGGCCCCGGGCTCGACGGCGACCGGCTGGACGGCGTGCCGGTGGTCGGACGGCTGGCGGACGTCGCCGAACACGTCCGTCACGACGGCTACCGCGTCGTCGCCGTCACCCCGGACCCGCACTGGTCGCCGGACCGGCTGCAGCGGCTGTCCTGGAACCTCGAGGGCAGCGATGCCGAGATGGTCGTCGCCCCGGTGCTGATGGAGGTGGCCGGCCCGCGGCTGCATGTCGACGCCGTCCTCGGCATACCGCTCCTGCGGGTCAGCATGCCGGCGTTCACCGGCGGGCGCCGGGCGGTCAAGGGCGTCGTCGACCGGCTGGGCGCGCTGATCCTGCTGGTGGTGCTGGCGCCGCTGATGCTGCTGGTCGCGCTGCTCGTGGCGACGGACAGCCGGGGCGGGGTCTTCTACCGGCAGCGCAGGGTCGGCAAGGACGGCCGCGAGTTCACCATCCTCAAGTTCCGCACGATGGTCCCCGACGCGGACCGCGTACGCGCCGCGCTCGCCGACCGCAACGAGGGCGCCGGGCCGCTGTTCAAGATGCGCCGGGACCCGCGGGTGACCCGGGTGGGGGCGGTGCTGCGCCGCTACTCGCTGGACGAGCTGCCGCAGCTGTTCAACGTGCTCACCGGCGCGATGTCGCTGGTCGGCCCGCGGCCGCCGCTGCCGGAGGAGTGCGCCGCCTACGGCCCGGACATCCGGCGCCGGCTGAAGGTCAAGCCCGGTCTCACCGGCCTGTGGCAGATCAGCGGGCGCAGCGACCTGTCGTGGGAGGAGGCGGTCCGGCTGGACCTGCGGTACGTGGAGGACTGGTCCCTCGCCCTGGACACCGTGATCTTGTGGAAGACGCTGCGCGCGGTGGTGCAGGGGCAGGGGGCCTACTGA
- a CDS encoding DinB family protein — protein sequence MIDAYAKDHLHGRLRRDREALLWKLDGLSEYDARRPLTATGTNLLGLVKHVATVEARYFGEVFGRPSPQPLPRWQDADGSDLWAAGGETRDGVVGFYRRAWEHSDATIDALALDTPGRVPWWPEPHADTNLFAVMVHVLGETVRHTGHADILREGLDGRTGLRPEHERPIDEEARAAHRAKLERAAGAAESPLRSRS from the coding sequence GTGATCGACGCATACGCGAAGGACCATCTGCACGGCAGACTGCGGCGGGACCGCGAGGCGCTGCTCTGGAAGCTCGACGGACTGTCCGAGTACGACGCCCGCCGGCCCCTGACAGCGACCGGGACCAACCTCCTCGGCCTGGTCAAGCACGTCGCCACCGTCGAGGCCAGGTACTTCGGCGAGGTCTTCGGCCGCCCGTCCCCGCAGCCGCTGCCCCGCTGGCAGGACGCCGACGGCAGCGACCTGTGGGCGGCCGGGGGCGAGACCCGCGACGGGGTCGTCGGGTTCTACCGGCGCGCGTGGGAGCACTCGGACGCGACGATCGACGCGCTGGCCCTCGACACCCCCGGCCGTGTGCCGTGGTGGCCGGAGCCGCATGCCGACACGAACCTGTTCGCCGTCATGGTCCATGTCCTCGGCGAGACCGTCCGGCACACCGGCCACGCCGACATCCTGCGCGAGGGCCTCGACGGCCGCACCGGGCTGCGCCCCGAGCACGAGCGGCCGATCGACGAGGAAGCCCGCGCGGCCCACCGCGCGAAGCTCGAACGGGCCGCCGGGGCCGCTGAGTCACCCCTACGATCACGGTCATGA
- a CDS encoding peptidase E, whose amino-acid sequence MTSREPTIVATSGGHRVGTRTRVMFDALVHHAVDLSGVHGRRPRVMYVGTAIGDAEHFTARMTEAARIAGFDLTPLHLFPMPNVEDVEATVLDQDVVWVMGGSVANLLAVWRVHGLDGVMRRAWQAGVVLSGVSAGSLCWFEGGATDSFGPELRPLTNALGLLPYGNGVHYDTDEGRRPLTHRLVADGTLPTAHCTDDGVGLVYRGTELVEAVAEIPGKGAYLVRREGDEAVEERIEPRMLTVPSTS is encoded by the coding sequence ATGACGTCACGGGAACCCACCATCGTCGCCACCTCGGGCGGGCACCGGGTCGGAACGCGTACCCGGGTGATGTTCGACGCCCTGGTGCATCACGCCGTCGACCTCTCCGGCGTCCACGGCCGACGCCCGCGCGTCATGTACGTGGGCACCGCCATAGGGGACGCGGAGCACTTCACGGCCCGTATGACGGAGGCCGCGCGGATCGCGGGGTTCGACCTGACGCCTCTGCACCTGTTCCCGATGCCCAACGTGGAGGACGTCGAGGCGACGGTGCTCGACCAGGACGTCGTCTGGGTCATGGGCGGCTCCGTGGCCAACCTGCTGGCGGTGTGGCGCGTCCATGGGCTGGACGGCGTCATGCGCCGAGCCTGGCAGGCCGGCGTCGTACTGAGCGGGGTGAGCGCGGGGTCCCTGTGCTGGTTCGAAGGGGGAGCCACCGACTCGTTCGGACCGGAGCTGCGCCCGCTCACGAACGCCCTCGGTCTCCTTCCCTACGGCAACGGCGTGCACTACGACACGGACGAGGGGCGACGGCCCCTGACGCACCGCCTCGTCGCGGACGGAACGCTTCCGACGGCCCATTGCACCGACGACGGTGTCGGTCTGGTCTACCGCGGAACGGAACTGGTGGAGGCGGTGGCCGAGATCCCCGGCAAGGGGGCCTACCTCGTCAGACGCGAGGGGGACGAGGCGGTCGAGGAGCGCATCGAGCCTCGCATGCTCACCGTCCCCTCGACGAGCTGA
- a CDS encoding GntR family transcriptional regulator: MSTDVSSAGADTRAPGRRDRVPKYYLIKQRLLQMTDERAPGSPMPAERLLAVEFGTSRTTVRKALLELVSEGRLDRIQGKGTFVARPKVYRTLQLTSYTEDMRAQGLSPASQVLDIGYVPADAELAALLEVEPEDRVLRIERLRLAGGEPMAIEATHLSARRFPGLRRNLTRYTSLYTTLAEVYGVRPAEADETIETSPATPREAGLLGTDVGLPMLLLSRHSRDENGAPVEWVRSVYRGSRYKFTARLRRPRG, translated from the coding sequence ATGAGTACGGACGTCAGCAGCGCCGGGGCCGACACGAGGGCGCCGGGCCGCCGGGACCGCGTGCCGAAGTACTACCTCATCAAGCAGCGGCTGCTGCAGATGACCGACGAGCGCGCGCCGGGCTCCCCGATGCCGGCCGAGCGGCTGCTCGCCGTCGAGTTCGGCACGTCCCGCACCACCGTCCGCAAGGCACTGCTGGAACTGGTGAGCGAGGGCCGGCTCGACCGCATCCAGGGCAAGGGCACCTTCGTGGCCCGGCCGAAGGTGTATCGGACACTCCAACTGACCTCGTACACCGAGGACATGCGCGCCCAGGGGCTCAGCCCCGCCTCGCAGGTCCTGGACATCGGATACGTCCCGGCGGACGCGGAGCTGGCGGCGCTGCTGGAGGTGGAACCGGAGGACCGGGTCCTGCGGATCGAGCGGCTGCGGCTGGCCGGTGGCGAGCCGATGGCCATCGAGGCGACCCACCTCTCCGCCCGCCGCTTCCCCGGCCTGCGGCGCAACCTCACCCGCTACACCTCTCTCTACACCACGCTCGCCGAGGTGTACGGGGTCCGGCCCGCGGAGGCCGACGAGACCATCGAGACCTCCCCGGCGACACCGCGTGAGGCGGGCCTCCTCGGCACGGACGTGGGCCTGCCGATGCTGCTGCTGTCCCGCCACTCGCGGGACGAGAACGGGGCCCCGGTGGAGTGGGTACGGTCGGTGTACCGCGGCTCCCGCTACAAGTTCACCGCGCGACTGCGGCGACCGCGGGGGTGA
- a CDS encoding extracellular solute-binding protein has translation MKRKLIAAIGVAGMLFSVAACGGDDGDGGKKAGVDGYAGQTLTVWVMDGSSPDQWQKDLTAEFEKKTKAKVKFEVQQWNGIQQKLTTALSEENPPDVFEIGNTQTPAYAKTGGLADLADLKSEIGGEWTESLNESSVFEGKQYAAPWYFANRVVLYNKKVWADAGLKDTPKTRDEFYAALKTIGAKTDAEPIYLPGQNWYHFVGLVVGEGGELVKKDGDKYVSNLDDPKVAKAAETYKKFQALSKAPKDKDEATPQQGEVFAKGNVGAFIGMGWEAGIAIEANPAIEKEIGYFTIPGATADKPEGVFLGGSNLAVAAGSQKQELAKEFLKLALSDKYEGQLAKLNGVIPNKESLQGNLKGNAPAEAAAPAAAVGGTTPLIPEWAAVENDPNPVKTYLTAVLNGKSPAAAAKQVEGEFNKRLAQQQ, from the coding sequence GTGAAGCGCAAGCTGATAGCCGCGATCGGGGTCGCGGGCATGTTGTTCTCCGTCGCTGCGTGTGGCGGCGACGACGGCGACGGCGGCAAGAAGGCCGGCGTGGACGGTTACGCCGGTCAGACGCTCACCGTGTGGGTCATGGACGGCTCCTCGCCGGACCAGTGGCAGAAGGACCTCACCGCCGAGTTCGAGAAGAAGACCAAGGCGAAGGTCAAGTTCGAGGTCCAGCAGTGGAACGGCATCCAGCAGAAGCTGACCACCGCCCTGTCCGAGGAGAACCCGCCGGACGTCTTCGAGATCGGCAACACCCAGACCCCGGCCTACGCCAAGACCGGTGGCCTCGCCGACCTCGCCGACCTCAAGAGCGAGATCGGCGGCGAGTGGACCGAGTCCCTCAACGAGTCGTCCGTCTTCGAGGGCAAGCAGTACGCCGCGCCGTGGTACTTCGCCAACCGCGTCGTCCTCTACAACAAGAAGGTCTGGGCGGACGCCGGCCTCAAGGACACGCCCAAGACCCGCGACGAGTTCTACGCCGCGCTCAAGACGATCGGCGCCAAGACCGACGCCGAGCCGATCTACCTGCCCGGCCAGAACTGGTACCACTTCGTCGGCCTGGTCGTCGGCGAGGGCGGCGAACTGGTCAAGAAGGACGGCGACAAGTACGTCTCCAACCTCGACGACCCCAAGGTCGCCAAGGCCGCCGAGACCTACAAGAAGTTCCAGGCCCTCTCCAAGGCCCCCAAGGACAAGGACGAGGCCACCCCGCAGCAGGGTGAGGTCTTCGCCAAGGGCAACGTCGGTGCCTTCATCGGCATGGGCTGGGAGGCCGGCATCGCCATCGAGGCCAACCCGGCCATCGAGAAGGAGATCGGCTACTTCACCATCCCGGGTGCCACGGCCGACAAGCCCGAGGGCGTCTTCCTCGGCGGCTCCAACCTCGCCGTCGCCGCGGGCAGCCAGAAGCAGGAACTCGCCAAGGAGTTCCTGAAGCTCGCCCTCTCCGACAAGTACGAGGGCCAGCTCGCCAAGCTCAACGGCGTCATCCCCAACAAGGAGTCGCTGCAGGGCAACCTCAAGGGCAACGCCCCCGCCGAGGCCGCCGCACCGGCCGCCGCCGTCGGCGGCACCACGCCGCTGATCCCGGAGTGGGCCGCGGTCGAGAACGACCCCAACCCGGTCAAGACGTATCTGACCGCCGTGCTGAACGGCAAGTCTCCGGCCGCCGCCGCGAAGCAGGTCGAGGGCGAGTTCAACAAGCGCCTGGCGCAGCAGCAGTAA
- a CDS encoding carbohydrate ABC transporter permease produces the protein MTVQTERPPSGPADVRKSGGTAPGGPPPRAASRAGALAPYLLLLPACAATVLLLGWPLLKDLLLSFQNLNMAQLIQHVTEWNGIDNYKEVLTGEDFWRVTLRSILFTAVNVALTMLLGALVGLLLARLGKRMRLTLMIGLVLAWAMPVVAATTVYQWLFAQRFGVVNWVLDKLGWHSMADYSWTSSQMSTFFVVTLLIVWMSVPFVAINLYAATTTIPGELYEAAALDGAGAWRSFTTVTLPFLRPFLYATTFLEIIWIFKAFVQVFTFNGGGPDRLTEILPVYAYIEGVGNQHYGMGAAIAVLTILIMLGLTAYYLRIVLKQEEDAL, from the coding sequence ATGACCGTGCAGACCGAACGGCCGCCCTCAGGACCGGCGGACGTCCGCAAGTCGGGCGGGACCGCACCGGGCGGACCCCCACCGAGAGCCGCGTCGCGGGCCGGCGCGCTCGCCCCGTACCTCCTGCTGCTGCCCGCCTGCGCGGCCACCGTGCTGCTGCTGGGCTGGCCGCTGCTGAAGGACCTGCTGCTGTCGTTCCAGAACCTCAACATGGCGCAGCTGATCCAGCACGTCACCGAGTGGAACGGTATCGACAACTACAAGGAGGTCCTCACCGGCGAGGACTTCTGGCGGGTCACCCTCCGCTCCATCCTGTTCACGGCCGTCAACGTCGCCCTCACGATGCTGCTGGGCGCCCTGGTCGGTCTGCTGCTGGCACGCCTCGGCAAGCGGATGCGGCTCACCCTGATGATCGGCCTGGTCCTGGCCTGGGCCATGCCCGTGGTCGCCGCCACCACCGTCTACCAGTGGCTGTTCGCCCAGCGCTTCGGCGTCGTCAACTGGGTCCTGGACAAGCTCGGCTGGCACTCCATGGCCGACTACAGCTGGACCAGCAGCCAGATGTCGACGTTCTTCGTCGTCACCCTGCTGATCGTCTGGATGTCCGTGCCGTTCGTCGCGATCAACCTCTACGCGGCGACCACCACCATCCCCGGCGAACTGTACGAGGCGGCCGCCCTGGACGGCGCCGGCGCCTGGCGCAGCTTCACCACGGTCACCCTGCCGTTCCTGCGGCCGTTCCTCTACGCCACGACGTTCCTGGAGATCATCTGGATCTTCAAGGCGTTCGTCCAGGTCTTCACCTTCAACGGCGGCGGCCCCGACCGGCTCACCGAGATCCTGCCCGTCTACGCCTACATCGAGGGCGTCGGCAACCAGCACTACGGCATGGGCGCGGCGATCGCGGTGCTGACCATCCTGATCATGCTCGGCCTGACCGCGTACTACCTCAGGATCGTGCTCAAGCAAGAGGAGGACGCGCTGTGA
- a CDS encoding carbohydrate ABC transporter permease produces MKRSLFGRVWPNATALVVFVACLFPVYWMFATALKPTGDIIAEDPVWFPTNVTFEHFATAVDADHFWTYVRNSLTVTCLAVLFSLGIALAGSFALARMRFKGRRGFIVGFMLAQMAPWEVMVIAIYMIVRDASMLNSLVPLTAFYMMMILPFTILTLRGFVAAVPKELEESAMVDGCTRGQAFRRVILPLLAPGLMSTSMFGFITAWNEFPLVLVLSKESGGAQTLPLWLSSFQTQFGDDWGATMAASSLFAVPILILFVFLQRRAVSGLTAGAVKG; encoded by the coding sequence GTGAAGCGCTCGCTCTTCGGCCGTGTCTGGCCCAACGCCACGGCCCTCGTCGTGTTCGTCGCCTGCCTCTTCCCCGTGTACTGGATGTTCGCCACGGCCCTGAAGCCCACCGGCGACATCATCGCCGAGGACCCGGTGTGGTTCCCGACGAACGTCACGTTCGAGCACTTCGCGACCGCGGTCGACGCCGACCACTTCTGGACGTACGTCCGCAACTCGCTGACCGTCACCTGCCTGGCCGTCCTGTTCTCCCTGGGCATCGCGCTGGCCGGCTCCTTCGCCCTGGCCCGCATGCGGTTCAAGGGGCGGCGCGGCTTCATCGTCGGCTTCATGCTGGCCCAGATGGCGCCCTGGGAGGTCATGGTCATCGCGATCTACATGATCGTGCGGGACGCCTCCATGCTCAACAGCCTGGTGCCGCTGACGGCGTTCTACATGATGATGATCCTGCCCTTCACCATCCTGACGCTGCGCGGCTTCGTCGCCGCCGTGCCGAAGGAGCTGGAGGAGTCGGCGATGGTCGACGGCTGCACCCGCGGCCAGGCGTTCCGGCGGGTCATCCTGCCGCTGCTCGCGCCGGGCCTGATGTCCACCTCCATGTTCGGCTTCATCACCGCGTGGAACGAGTTCCCCCTCGTCCTGGTGCTCAGCAAGGAGTCCGGGGGCGCGCAGACCCTGCCGCTGTGGCTGTCCAGCTTCCAGACCCAGTTCGGCGACGACTGGGGCGCGACCATGGCCGCCTCCTCCCTGTTCGCCGTCCCCATCCTGATCCTCTTCGTCTTCCTGCAGCGCAGGGCCGTCAGCGGCCTCACCGCGGGCGCCGTGAAGGGATAA
- a CDS encoding glycoside hydrolase family 3 protein, which produces MTTFTTGTDTLTRDALAVLQPGFTGTTAPDWIRRRLTEGLASVALFGRNVADPGQVAALTAQLRAERDDLLVAIDEESGDVTRLEVRTGSSFPGSHALGAVDDPALTRQVARELGRRLAECGVNLNWAPSADVNANADNPVIGVRSFGHDTALVARHTAAYVEGLQSTGVAACTKHFPGHGDTSVDSHHALPQIDLDATTLHQRELQPFRAAIEAGTRAVMTAHIRVPVLDPDRPATLSRRILTDLLRGELGYDGLIVTDGMEMGAVADTYGLEHGVVLAIAAGADAICVGGGLSDEGTVQRLQDALVAAVRSGELPEERLADAAARVRSLAEWTTGMRRSPASVGDPAPEIGLAAARRAVTVTRAAGPAPVTGPVYVATFSPAPNIAVGAETPWGVGTELERLLPGTVTGHFTGPDAGAEALRAAGGRRVVAVVRDEHRHAWMGAAVDTLLAVGPDTAVVEMGVPQATPRGALHIATHGAARVCGVAAAEALLAG; this is translated from the coding sequence ATGACGACATTCACCACCGGCACCGACACCCTCACCCGGGACGCGCTCGCCGTGCTGCAGCCGGGCTTCACCGGCACCACCGCGCCCGACTGGATCCGGCGCCGCCTGACCGAAGGCCTCGCCTCCGTCGCCCTGTTCGGCCGGAACGTCGCCGACCCCGGGCAGGTCGCCGCCCTCACCGCCCAGCTGCGGGCCGAACGGGACGACCTGCTGGTGGCCATCGACGAGGAGAGCGGTGACGTCACCCGCCTGGAGGTCCGCACCGGCTCCTCCTTCCCCGGCAGCCACGCCCTCGGCGCCGTCGACGACCCCGCCCTCACCCGGCAGGTGGCCCGCGAACTGGGCCGCCGGCTCGCCGAGTGCGGCGTCAACCTCAACTGGGCCCCGTCGGCCGATGTCAACGCCAACGCCGACAACCCGGTGATCGGCGTCCGCTCCTTCGGCCACGACACCGCCCTGGTCGCCCGGCACACCGCCGCCTACGTGGAGGGCCTGCAGTCCACCGGCGTCGCCGCCTGCACCAAGCACTTCCCCGGCCACGGCGACACCAGCGTCGACTCCCACCACGCGCTCCCGCAGATCGACCTCGACGCCACGACGCTGCACCAGCGCGAACTGCAGCCCTTCCGCGCGGCCATCGAAGCCGGCACCCGGGCCGTGATGACCGCGCACATCAGGGTGCCGGTGCTGGACCCGGACCGCCCGGCCACACTGTCCCGGCGCATCCTCACCGACCTGCTGCGCGGCGAACTCGGCTACGACGGCCTGATCGTCACCGACGGCATGGAGATGGGTGCCGTCGCGGACACCTACGGCCTCGAACACGGTGTCGTCCTGGCCATCGCGGCCGGCGCCGACGCGATCTGCGTGGGCGGCGGACTCAGCGACGAGGGCACGGTGCAGCGCCTCCAGGACGCCCTGGTCGCCGCCGTGCGCTCGGGCGAACTGCCGGAGGAGCGGCTCGCCGACGCCGCCGCCCGGGTCCGCTCCCTCGCGGAGTGGACCACCGGCATGCGGCGCTCACCCGCGTCCGTCGGGGACCCCGCGCCGGAGATCGGGCTGGCGGCCGCCCGTCGCGCGGTGACCGTCACCCGTGCCGCCGGACCCGCACCGGTCACCGGGCCGGTGTACGTCGCCACGTTCAGCCCCGCCCCGAACATCGCGGTCGGCGCGGAGACGCCGTGGGGCGTCGGTACGGAACTGGAACGGCTGCTGCCGGGCACCGTCACCGGCCACTTCACCGGTCCCGACGCCGGTGCGGAGGCGCTTCGCGCGGCGGGGGGCCGGAGGGTCGTCGCCGTGGTCCGCGACGAGCACCGGCACGCGTGGATGGGCGCGGCCGTCGACACCCTGCTCGCCGTGGGACCGGACACGGCGGTCGTGGAGATGGGTGTCCCCCAGGCCACGCCCCGCGGCGCCCTGCACATCGCCACGCACGGCGCGGCCCGCGTCTGCGGGGTCGCGGCGGCGGAAGCGCTCCTCGCGGGCTGA